The Bacteroidales bacterium genome contains the following window.
GGGGAAGGTAGGCATCAATCCCCTGGTCGGTCAGACCTTTCAGAACCCGCTTTTCAAACCTGGGCCGCGTGTAAACAGCGTACCACTTGGTGGCCAGTTCTTTACCTTTCTCCGTTATCACTATACCATCGTCCCGCGTGGTCTCCATCGCACATCCTCCTTCAGATTAGGGTTAAGCATTCAAATTTATTAAATATAACGATTCCTTATCGGGTTGATTTTATTTTTCCTTGGTTTTAATTAACATCGAATGATTAGCTTTATTGCCAGATTTCAAAAGCATGAAAATAATCTCCGTTGTGGGCGCCAGGCCCAACTTTATGAAAATAGCCCCGTTTATCAGGGCCATTGAAAAGTATAATGCAGGTAGCGGCGAGCAGGTGGAACATGTTCTGGTTCATACGGGGCAGCATTATGACTACCAGATGTCGCAGACTTTTTTTGATTCGTTGGGGATACCACCGGCTGATATTCACCTGGAGGTAGGGTCGGGGAGTCATGCCGAACAGGTGGGAAATACCATGATTGCCTTTGAAAAGGTGGTGATGGAAGAGCAACCCGACTGGGTAGTGGTAGTTGGTGATGTGAATGCCACCCTGGCCTGCTCGGTGACTGCTAAAAAGCTGCATGTAAAGTGTTGTCATATTGAGGCGGGACTGCGTTCGGGCGATGAGCGGATGCCCGAGGAGATCAACCGGCTGGTGACCGACCGGCTTTCTGATCTCTTGCTGACTCCCGATACGCTGTCCATTGAGAATCTGAAAAAAGAAGGGGTTGAGGATGCGAAGATTGGATTTGTGGGGAATATTATGATTGATACCCTGGAGGCGCAGAGGGAGAAAGCGGCAGCGCTAAAGATTCAGGATATTCTAAAAGAAAATTTACTTCTTGAGGGCACTGATTTGCCTGAGGTGGAGGATGAGCATTATGCCGTTATGACTCTCCACCGGCCATCCAATGTGGATCATAAAGAAATCTTTACGGCTCTGGTGAATTTCCTCACCGATGAAGTGGCTTTTGATATGCCCTTATTGTGGCCCATCCATCCCCGTGCCCGTAAGCAGCTGGAATTGTTTGGCCTGTGGGAGCAGGTGGTCCGTACCCCCAACCTGGTATTGATGCAGCCCATTGGCTACCACGATATGCTGCGGCTGAATATGACCGCCAAATTGTTTCTGACCGATAGCGGCGGATTGCAGGAGGAGTGCACGGTGCTGGGAACGCCCTGTCTGACCATGCGCTGGAACACCGAAAGGCCGGTGACACTTCAGGAGCATGGTGGCGCCTCAGTGCTTGTTGGAAACAACGTGGAGCGTATCCGGGAAGAGTATCGCAAAGCCATGGTTATGAAACGTAAAGCAGTACGACCCGAGTTATGGGATGGTAAAACGGCTGAACGTTGCCTGGAGGCGATCATCAAAGCTACCTGATGAAAATTATTCTTACGAACTGGTTGGCGGGATTATACCTGCTGTTGCTTTTGGTGGGTGCGCTGATTCCCTTGGGCATGGGGTCCACGGCCCTTAGTAATAACTATACCCTGCATGTCCGGGCCGATTACCTGCTGCATGCCCTCTTTTACATTCCTTTGCCGGCCATTCTGCTGTTGAGCCGCTGGGGCAGGAAAGCCGGATGGATTCTGGTCATCGTG
Protein-coding sequences here:
- a CDS encoding VanZ family protein, which codes for MKIILTNWLAGLYLLLLLVGALIPLGMGSTALSNNYTLHVRADYLLHALFYIPLPAILLLSRWGRKAGWILVIVLSMLVVVLFETVQLLVPYRAFNINDLLANGVGVLIGLFLMLLFRARLSRIIASLD
- a CDS encoding transcription termination/antitermination NusG family protein, which codes for METTRDDGIVITEKGKELATKWYAVYTRPRFEKRVLKGLTDQGIDAYLP
- the wecB gene encoding UDP-N-acetylglucosamine 2-epimerase (non-hydrolyzing), whose product is MKIISVVGARPNFMKIAPFIRAIEKYNAGSGEQVEHVLVHTGQHYDYQMSQTFFDSLGIPPADIHLEVGSGSHAEQVGNTMIAFEKVVMEEQPDWVVVVGDVNATLACSVTAKKLHVKCCHIEAGLRSGDERMPEEINRLVTDRLSDLLLTPDTLSIENLKKEGVEDAKIGFVGNIMIDTLEAQREKAAALKIQDILKENLLLEGTDLPEVEDEHYAVMTLHRPSNVDHKEIFTALVNFLTDEVAFDMPLLWPIHPRARKQLELFGLWEQVVRTPNLVLMQPIGYHDMLRLNMTAKLFLTDSGGLQEECTVLGTPCLTMRWNTERPVTLQEHGGASVLVGNNVERIREEYRKAMVMKRKAVRPELWDGKTAERCLEAIIKAT